One window from the genome of Anopheles merus strain MAF chromosome 3R, AmerM5.1, whole genome shotgun sequence encodes:
- the LOC121597323 gene encoding tetratricopeptide repeat protein 19 homolog, mitochondrial, whose protein sequence is MFRSATASSLASRFFISINHPRIAPLTIPLASFTNHAPIPANGTNHHLHQNGSNKDDYNRRKQRTAGSLHFIAASSFLSWFSKKSDDENTPESQLITIIKRSILSIQKEEYQKAEQMLHLALKMAQDLQSKDGITYIYDIMANLAMEVGDFAKAEKLFVNVMQRLFSDGFLEDHIKMLHISSKVAHLAQLQGHLDKAAQGFEWTLAKLEEKLKQLGDDNGKEIRELWGITKNWYAQLLMESKRFAEAKQAFLQAYEAYTEIHGMLTEEGLTILNNLSVACSNLEDYASAERFLKEAIALAAQIPDLSEAGVYKANLGLLYLQQGLLRQASEFCTFAWRYGKQHKHEETVQQASYCLEQIKAMEK, encoded by the exons ATGTTCCGCTCGGCAACAGCATCCTCCCTTGCGTCACggtttttcatttccatcaatcATCCTCGAATAGCGCCCCTGACGATACCGCTCGCGTCGTTTACGAATCACGCCCCGATCCCGGCAAATGGAACAAATCATCATCTCCACCAGAACGGCAGCAACAAGGACGATTACAATCGGCGCAAGCAACGTACCGCCGGGTCACTGCACTTCATCGCTGCGAGTTCTTTCCTGTCCTGGTTTAGCAAAAAGTCCGACGATGAAAACACGCCCGAAAGTCAGCTGATTACCATTATCAAACGCTCCATCCTATCGATACAGAAGGAAGAGTATCAGAAGGCGGAACAGATGCTGCATCTCGCCCTCAAGATGGCGCAAGATCTCCAGAGCAAGGATGGCATCACGTACATCTACGACATCATGGCAAACCTTGCGATGGAAGTGGGGGATTTTGCCAAGGCCGAGAAACTGTTCGTCAACGTTATGCAGCGCCTGTTTTCCGACGGATTTTTGGAGGATCACATCAAAATGCTGCACATCAGCTCAAAGGTGGCGCATCTCGCGCAGCTGCAAGGACATTTGGATAAGGCCGCGCAAGGGTTCGAGTGGACGCTGGCCAAGCTGGAGGAGAAACTGAAACAGCTGGGCGATGACAACGGGAAGGAAATCCGGGAGCTGTGGGGAATCACGAAGAACTGGTACGCGCAGCTGCTGATGGAGAGTAAGCGCTTTGCGGAAGCGAAGCAAGCGTTCCTGCAGGCGTACGAAGCGTACACCGAAATACACGGCATGCTTACGGAGGAGGGACTGACGATACTAAACAATCTCAGTGTCGCATGCTCTAAC CTTGAAGACTACGCATCTGCTGAACGGTTTCTCAAAGAGGCCATTGCACTCGCCGCCCAAATCCCGGATCTCTCCGAAGCGGGTGTGTACAAGGCAAACTTGGGGCTACTTTACCTGCAACAGGGACTGCTCCGGCAAGCGTCCGAGTTCTGCACCTTTGCCTGGCGCTATGGAAAGCAGCACAAGCACGAAGAGACTGTACAACAAGCAAGCTACTGTCTCGAGCAAATTAAAGCGATGGAAAAGTAA
- the LOC121597322 gene encoding WW domain-binding protein 11, which produces MGRRSINTTKSGKYMNPTDQARKEARKKELKKNKKQRQMVRAAVLKGKDPAQLIEEMEKIDEMEFNVYQPSPLNEKVLKEKRKKLKETLDRVMRLYQADDPELWADLKRKEVDYEKRRNKRIQYYESVRHAEQVQVDDIPLPSATETPTPLSIPRIPMPPSVAPPSIVPPLRSIPPPAPLLKKPVENPIEPTEPVDDDDDIPGCPPGPPPDLFDMPELDFDLENFHAETQKSVKFYDDGDSKDNTEESDGEKTVKQPNTVQQKMLALSGQNIDDFMKEMESVQKKKEQSTHDTPSLSSIPTPSAPPLPNPAPAPDAAMPKFMPMPSSIPMPGPPGSMQSLMIRPPPLRPPGMAGMPAGLRMPGRPGIPGGPPPVMPPRMGIRMPPGPPAGPPPKHIQQQRNMQLHQQAQQQQQQQLLQQKDPKSATISAKPQIRNLSADVTRFVPSALRAKKDDVRKAKPPARPVHDQHDPRTVAADPSKPTKDDAYLQFMREMEDLL; this is translated from the coding sequence ATGGGTCGCCGTTCGATCAACACCACCAAGAGTGGTAAGTACATGAACCCGACGGATCAGGCCCGCAAGGAGGCGCGCAAGAAGGAGctgaagaagaacaaaaagcaGCGCCAGATGGTCCGGGCGGCCGTGCTGAAAGGCAAGGACCCGGCGCAGCTAATCGAGGAGATGGAAAAGATCGACGAGATGGAGTTTAACGTGTATCAACCGTCGCCCCTGAACGAGAAGGTGCTGAAGGAGAAGCGCAAAAAGCTGAAGGAAACGCTGGACCGTGTGATGCGCCTGTACCAGGCGGACGATCCGGAGCTGTGGGCGGATTTGAAGCGCAAGGAGGTGGACTATGAAAAGCGGCGCAACAAACGCATCCAGTACTACGAAAGCGTGCGCCACGCGGAGCAGGTTCAGGTGGACGATATTCCACTGCCGTCGGCGACGGAAACACCTACACCCCTGTCCATCCCGCGCATACCGATGCCACCGAGCGTGGCACCGCCCAGTATTGTTCCGCCGCTGCGTAGCATCCCGCCACCGGCTCCACTGCTGAAGAAACCGGTCGAAAATCCGATCGAACCGACGGAACCGgtcgatgacgatgacgacatACCGGGCTGCCCACCGGGGCCACCGCCCGATCTGTTCGACATGCCCGAGCTGGACTTCGATCTGGAGAACTTCCACGCGGAAACGCAAAAGAGCGTCAAGTTCTATGACGACGGTGATTCGAAGGACAACACGGAAGAATCGGATGGTGAGAAGACGGTAAAGCAACCGAACACCGTACAGCAGAAGATGCTTGCCCTTTCCGGGCAAAACATTGACGATTTTATGAAGGAGATGGAAAGCGTACagaaaaagaaggaacagTCGACCCACGACACACCCTCGCTTTCCTCTATTCCGACCCCATCGGCACCGCCGCTACCCAACCCGGCCCCGGCGCCGGATGCAGCGATGCCAAAGTTCATGCCAATGCCATCCTCCATCCCAATGCCGGGCCCGCCCGGTTCGATGCAATCGCTCATGATACGGCCACCGCCACTGCGGCCACCCGGTATGGCCGGTATGCCCGCCGGTTTGCGTATGCCCGGCCGACCCGGTATCCCGGGTGGACCGCCCCCGGTTATGCCACCGCGCATGGGCATCCGCATGCCGCCGGGGCCACCGGCCGGCCCTCCGCCCAAGcacatccagcagcagcgcaacatgcagctgcaccagcaggcccagcaacagcagcagcagcagctgctccaGCAGAAGGATCCCAAAAGTGCCACCATTTCGGCGAAACCGCAGATCCGCAATCTCAGCGCAGACGTTACCCGGTTCGTACCGAGCGCGCTGCGTGCGAAAAAGGACGATGTGCGGAAGGCGAAACCACCGGCCCGGCCGGTACACGATCAGCACGATCCGCGTACGGTTGCGGCGGATCCATCGAAACCAACCAAGGACGATGCGTATTTACAGTTTATGCGCGAAATGGAAGATTTGCTTTAA
- the LOC121596999 gene encoding protein catecholamines up, translated as MNHTKSRGTRVPLKEESTSYRAFIALGLFLVILFLSFPTLCGAHGQHAHDHDHLHDEHDHHHHHHHESPSFKYSKHANEVYEEEPVPAVPHHHHHHHHHDGGDAGHDHHHHHGGHHQHHHHHHHEKSTSDSKAPRDTFYIWVHSLGSTLLISAAPFFILFAIPLDNTEEMQPRLKTLLAFASGGLLGDAFLHLIPHAIQPHSHGDDHAHGHHSHGHHSHGHGEADGHESHGHDMRVGLWVLAGIIVFLAVEKFVRLIKGDTGHGHGHGHSHGGAKPAVQPKPAKSSPPPSPTEGKKDKKDKKDKKDKNDKKQEAEVPTKSKKEEAKAKGKAVRKEPKKENIQIAGYLNLAADFTHNFTDGLAIGASYLAGNSIGLITTITILLHEVPHEIGDFAILIKSGCSKKKAMLLQLTTAVGALAGTVLALLGSGSDAAESWVLPFTAGGFIYIATVSVIPELLEESTKLWQSLKEITALLAGVGMMVIIAKFE; from the exons atgaACCACACGAAAAGCCGGGGGACGAGGGTCCCGCTGAAGGAAGAATCAACGTCCTACCGGGCGTTCATTGCGCTGGGACTGTTTCTTGTGATTTTGTTCCTCTCCTTCCCGACCCTTTGCGGTGCCCACGGACAGCACgctcacgatcacgatcatcTTCACGATGagcatgatcatcatcatcatcatcatcacgaaAGTCCCAGTTTTAAGTATTCGAAGCATGCTAACGAGGTGTACGAAGAGGAACCGGTCCCGGCAGTTccacatcatcaccatcaccaccatcatcatgatGGTGGCGATGCGGgccatgatcatcatcatcatcatggcggtcaccatcaacatcatcatcatcatcaccacgaAAAGTCAACAAGTGATAGTAAAGCACCGAGAG ATACGTTCTACATCTGGGTGCATTCGTTGGGTTCAACTTTGTTGATTAGTGCGGCACCGTTTTTCATTCTGTTTGCCATCCCGCTGGATAATACGGAAGAGATGCAGCCCCGGCTGAAAACGCTGCTTGCCTTTGCTTCGGGCGGCCTGCTGGGAGATGCTTTCCTGCACTTGATTCCGCACGCCATCCAGCCCCATTCGCACGGCGACGATCATGCGCACGGTCACCACTCGCACGGTCACCATTCGCATGGTCATGGAGAGGCGGACGGTCACGAAAGCCACGGGCACGATATGCGCGTCGGGCTGTGGGTTTTGGCCGGCATCATCGTGTTTTTGGCGGTGGAAAAGTTTGTCCGATTGATTAAGGGAGATACGGGCCATGGGCATGGTCACGGTCACAGCCACGGAGGTGCAAAGCCGGCCGTACAGCCAAAGCCTGCCAAGAGCTCCCCACCACCGTCCCCAACGGAAGGTAAGAAGGACAAAAAGGACAAGAAAGACAAGAAGGATAAGAACGATAAGAAGCAAGAAGCGGAAGTACCAACCAAGTCAAAAAAGGAGGAGGCAAAAGCAAAGGGCAAAGCTGTCCGTAAAGAGCCGAAGAAGGAGAACATTCAGATCGCCGGCTACCTTAACCTGGCCGCCGATTTCACGCACAACTTCACCGACGGGCTTGCGATCGGTGCGTCCTATCTGGCGGGAAATAGTATCGGTCTCATCACGACAATTACCATCTTGCTGCACGAGGTGCCGCACGAAATCGGTGACTTTGCGATCCTGATCAAGTCGGGCTGCTCGAAGAAGAAGGCGATGCTGTTGCAGCTGACGACGGCGGTCGGTGCGCTGGCCGGTACCGTCCTTGCCCTGCTGGGCAGTGGGAGCGATGCGGCCGAATCGTGGGTGCTGCCGTTCACGGCCGGTGGTTTCATCTACATTGCGACCGTGTCGGTGATACCGGAGCTGCTGGAAGAGTCGACCAAGCTGTGGCAGTCGCTGAAGGAAATTACGGCCCTGCTGGCCGGCGTGGGCATGATGGTAATTATTGCAAAGTTTGAATAG